From the Candidatus Saccharimonadales bacterium genome, one window contains:
- a CDS encoding phage holin family protein translates to MLKQFLLRWLVNFLGLWIAANLVTGITYGDKVRYLVFAALIFSIVNALIRPLVIILALPAIVLTLGLFTLVVNTLMLYLVTVFYHPFHVNSFWAGLLAVIVIWLVNYLLNDLRQPNLEKHEKPV, encoded by the coding sequence ATGCTGAAACAGTTTTTACTGCGGTGGTTGGTCAACTTCCTGGGTTTGTGGATAGCCGCCAATTTAGTCACAGGAATCACGTATGGCGACAAAGTTCGCTATCTTGTTTTTGCAGCCTTGATTTTTTCGATCGTCAACGCTTTGATTCGGCCGCTGGTGATCATTCTGGCCCTGCCAGCCATTGTTCTAACGTTGGGGCTCTTTACCCTAGTTGTTAATACTCTAATGCTCTACCTGGTGACTGTCTTCTACCACCCATTCCACGTCAATTCGTTTTGGGCAGGGCTTCTGGCCGTCATCGTTATCTGGCTAGTTAACTATCTCTTAAACGACTTACGTCAACCTAATTTGGAAAAGCATGAAAAGCCTGTTTAA
- the purD gene encoding phosphoribosylamine--glycine ligase, with protein MNVLIIGGGGREHALGWKIAQSPKLDKLYFAPGNGGTQALGQNVDIGVQDFAALAKFAQANTIDLTIVGPDDPLAAGIVDYFQKRKLAVFGPTKAAAQIEASKAFAKGLMRQARVPTAEFQVFDDRTKALNYIEQAKFPIVVKASGLALGKGVYICQNLAEAKQAIDDMMVAKLFGEAGDQIVIEDYLDGQEISVHAITDGTRALMFPFARDHKPIFDGNKGPNTGGMGVIAPVPAMISEQDAHDQFVQPIISALKKDHQPFSGCLYPGLKGSGSDYRVLEYNARFGDPETEVYMRLLEDDLLELLLECAKGHLTKTSLSWRPGFAISVVLASAGYPGSYKKGLEISGIEAAEADPDVVVFHAGTKVSDGKLLTNGGRVLNVTAVGVTLEQARTTAYQAVEKIDFSGKQFRSDIGAGL; from the coding sequence ATGAATGTACTGATAATTGGCGGTGGTGGGCGGGAGCACGCTTTGGGCTGGAAAATCGCTCAATCACCTAAATTAGACAAACTTTATTTTGCTCCCGGCAATGGCGGCACTCAGGCTCTTGGCCAAAATGTTGATATCGGGGTTCAAGACTTTGCCGCTCTAGCCAAGTTTGCCCAAGCCAACACAATTGATCTGACAATCGTGGGCCCGGATGATCCGCTGGCGGCTGGCATTGTTGATTATTTTCAAAAGCGAAAACTAGCAGTCTTTGGCCCAACCAAAGCCGCGGCTCAAATTGAAGCTTCCAAAGCCTTTGCCAAAGGCCTAATGCGCCAAGCCAGAGTGCCGACGGCCGAATTTCAAGTCTTTGATGATCGTACCAAAGCCTTAAATTATATTGAGCAAGCCAAATTTCCGATCGTGGTTAAAGCCAGTGGCCTGGCTTTGGGTAAAGGTGTCTACATTTGCCAGAACCTGGCTGAAGCCAAACAAGCCATCGACGACATGATGGTCGCTAAACTGTTTGGCGAAGCCGGCGATCAAATCGTGATCGAGGATTATTTGGATGGCCAAGAAATCTCGGTGCATGCTATCACCGATGGCACTAGGGCTTTAATGTTTCCTTTTGCCCGCGACCACAAACCGATCTTTGATGGCAACAAGGGTCCCAACACCGGCGGCATGGGTGTGATTGCTCCGGTACCGGCTATGATTTCGGAGCAAGATGCCCATGATCAGTTTGTTCAACCGATCATTTCAGCTCTCAAAAAAGATCATCAACCCTTTAGCGGCTGTCTCTACCCGGGCCTCAAAGGTAGTGGTTCTGATTATCGGGTGTTGGAGTACAATGCCCGCTTTGGTGACCCCGAAACCGAAGTTTACATGCGTTTGCTGGAAGACGATTTACTGGAACTGCTTCTCGAATGTGCTAAAGGCCACTTAACCAAAACTAGTTTAAGCTGGCGGCCGGGTTTTGCCATTTCGGTCGTACTGGCTTCGGCTGGATACCCAGGTTCGTATAAAAAAGGCTTGGAAATCAGCGGGATCGAGGCGGCCGAAGCTGATCCGGATGTGGTGGTTTTCCACGCTGGCACCAAGGTATCCGATGGCAAACTCCTAACCAATGGCGGGCGGGTCTTAAACGTCACCGCAGTTGGCGTGACGCTTGAGCAGGCTCGGACCACGGCTTATCAGGCGGTTGAAAAGATTGATTTCAGTGGCAAGCAATTCCGCTCAGACATTGGCGCCGGCCTCTAG
- a CDS encoding VOC family protein — translation MARQSRLRYITIDVNDMPTAVKFWSQALGATPEGQSDTFQRLVVPDSSVGIFLQLVPEPKTAKTRMHLDLVATNPTEEVERLVKLGAKVIRPLPKAGFQFAVLSDPFENEFCVLPE, via the coding sequence ATGGCTCGCCAAAGTCGACTCAGATACATTACGATTGACGTCAACGACATGCCGACGGCAGTCAAGTTCTGGAGCCAGGCGTTAGGTGCAACACCCGAAGGCCAGTCCGACACCTTCCAGCGATTGGTTGTACCCGACAGCTCGGTGGGTATATTTTTGCAATTGGTGCCTGAACCCAAGACGGCCAAAACCCGCATGCACCTTGATTTGGTGGCAACCAATCCGACGGAGGAGGTGGAACGCTTGGTTAAGCTAGGCGCCAAAGTCATTCGACCGCTACCAAAAGCCGGTTTCCAATTTGCCGTTTTGAGCGACCCTTTCGAAAACGAGTTTTGCGTCTTACCAGAATAA
- a CDS encoding ABC transporter permease subunit, giving the protein MRYAAHLRTSKRQNILQSHFKSGLIAVVAFAVVGGLIFWIAQGSRLSFHDFLVGFGYSLARTTIAYIIALTLALSLALLTTVNTWVENFLLPILDVMQSFPSFALFPVLVGALAHYPEVVIISVLAVEMIWPILFAIVGSLKNRREDLEEAATIFGALGWKRLRHFTLPELKPAIITGSIVGWGEGWEFIIGAELLVSVHQGVGHYLGQLGNAHQNALLATGIIALMFLLFIINKIVWLPLLHNATKYQAES; this is encoded by the coding sequence ATGCGGTATGCAGCGCACTTGCGCACCAGTAAACGCCAAAACATTTTGCAATCGCACTTTAAGAGTGGGTTGATAGCGGTTGTGGCCTTTGCCGTGGTTGGTGGTTTAATTTTTTGGATCGCCCAAGGTTCCCGCCTGAGCTTTCATGATTTTTTGGTCGGTTTCGGCTATAGCCTTGCCCGTACAACGATCGCCTATATTATCGCTTTAACTCTAGCACTCAGCCTGGCACTACTCACCACCGTCAACACTTGGGTGGAAAACTTCCTCCTACCAATTCTGGATGTGATGCAGAGTTTCCCGAGCTTTGCCCTGTTCCCGGTGCTGGTTGGGGCCTTAGCGCACTATCCGGAAGTCGTCATCATATCGGTTTTGGCGGTAGAAATGATCTGGCCGATTCTATTTGCCATCGTCGGCAGCCTCAAAAACCGGCGCGAGGATTTGGAAGAAGCCGCCACCATCTTTGGCGCGCTGGGTTGGAAGCGTCTGCGACATTTCACTCTACCAGAGCTTAAGCCGGCCATCATCACCGGTTCAATTGTTGGTTGGGGCGAAGGTTGGGAATTTATTATTGGCGCCGAACTTCTGGTCAGTGTTCATCAAGGCGTCGGTCACTATTTAGGTCAGCTTGGCAATGCTCACCAGAATGCACTGCTAGCCACCGGCATAATTGCTTTGATGTTCTTGCTCTTCATCATTAACAAAATCGTTTGGCTGCCACTGCTCCATAATGCCACCAAATATCAGGCGGAATCATAA
- a CDS encoding excinuclease ABC subunit UvrC codes for MAIKLETKLKNLPTQPGVYFFKDSDGKIIYIGKAAVLKNRVGSYFQKTAKDPKTTLLVADIHDLDWITVESEVEALFLESEFIKRYRPKYNIDLKDDKHWIYLKITSQAKFPVVSYVRRPMDDKSAYFGPFTSSDAVRRAMKMLRKIFPYVTHETLPPRACLQAHLGLCPNPEEGAIDSATYKRRNIRNLVLYLSGQQDKLMQQLEKDMQRAAKKRDFEAAGRARDQLRDLRALAKQMIFGDNEAFDLSRDQALVGLAERLGLPSAPRRIEAYDISHMQGSDNVASMIVFTDGVPNQDEYRRFKMRLVGNDDFAHMREVIQRRFSGKPLVDWAKPDLILIDGGKGQLSSALAVMGELGISIPAIGLAKREEEIIRYVGGASKMSSSTGKPHDVGAPDRGSLNLRDSQSEASSVNRSLSIENDNTGKFETILLPKDSHVLQLLQRVRDEAHRFAVTYHALLRGQRQTKSQLDDIPGVGPATRKRLIKQFGSLRGVKLASVDELAATVGSSKAKLIKERVG; via the coding sequence ATGGCCATCAAACTGGAAACAAAACTGAAGAACTTGCCGACTCAACCGGGCGTTTACTTTTTTAAAGATAGCGACGGTAAAATTATTTACATCGGCAAAGCCGCGGTGCTCAAGAACCGAGTTGGTTCGTATTTCCAAAAAACCGCCAAAGACCCCAAAACGACTTTGCTGGTGGCTGATATTCACGATCTAGATTGGATTACGGTCGAATCCGAAGTTGAAGCCTTATTCTTGGAATCCGAATTCATCAAACGCTACCGACCGAAATATAACATCGACCTCAAAGACGACAAACACTGGATTTATTTGAAAATCACTAGCCAAGCTAAGTTTCCAGTTGTTAGCTACGTTCGCCGGCCGATGGACGATAAAAGTGCCTATTTTGGGCCGTTTACTTCAAGCGATGCAGTGCGGCGGGCTATGAAGATGCTGCGCAAAATCTTCCCATATGTTACCCACGAAACCTTGCCGCCCAGGGCTTGCCTGCAAGCCCATTTGGGTCTTTGCCCGAATCCGGAAGAAGGCGCCATTGATTCAGCTACTTACAAACGTCGTAACATCCGCAACCTGGTGCTGTATTTGAGTGGCCAGCAAGATAAATTGATGCAGCAGTTAGAAAAAGACATGCAGCGGGCGGCCAAAAAACGCGATTTTGAAGCCGCTGGCCGAGCTCGCGATCAGTTACGTGACCTGCGGGCCTTGGCCAAGCAAATGATCTTTGGCGACAATGAAGCCTTTGATTTGAGCCGCGATCAGGCTCTGGTTGGCTTGGCCGAGCGCTTGGGTTTGCCCAGCGCACCCCGCCGGATCGAGGCCTACGACATCAGTCACATGCAGGGTAGCGACAATGTGGCTAGCATGATCGTATTTACCGACGGTGTGCCCAACCAGGACGAATATCGGCGCTTCAAAATGCGTTTGGTTGGAAATGATGATTTTGCTCACATGCGTGAAGTTATTCAGCGGCGTTTTAGTGGCAAGCCACTAGTCGATTGGGCCAAGCCAGATTTAATTTTGATTGATGGTGGCAAGGGCCAGCTATCCAGTGCTCTAGCGGTGATGGGGGAGTTGGGGATTTCGATACCAGCGATCGGTTTAGCCAAACGCGAGGAAGAAATCATTCGCTACGTTGGCGGGGCTTCTAAGATGTCATCCTCGACCGGAAAGCCGCATGATGTGGGCGCTCCGGATCGGGGATCTCTTAATCTCAGAGATTCTCAATCAGAAGCGTCTTCGGTGAATCGAAGCCTTTCTATTGAGAATGACAATACGGGAAAATTCGAAACCATTTTGCTACCCAAAGACTCGCATGTTTTACAATTACTGCAGCGGGTCCGCGATGAGGCCCATCGGTTCGCCGTCACTTACCATGCCCTGCTGCGCGGTCAGCGTCAAACCAAATCGCAGCTTGATGATATTCCCGGCGTAGGACCCGCCACCCGCAAACGGCTAATCAAACAATTTGGTAGCCTGCGCGGGGTTAAACTGGCTAGCGTCGATGAGCTAGCGGCCACCGTTGGCAGTTCCAAGGCCAAATTAATCAAAGAGAGGGTGGGATAA
- a CDS encoding ABC transporter ATP-binding protein, with product MAEVLKVEDIWKWYGRGRNRIDVLRKINFSVESGEFVCIIGPSGSGKSTLLRIILDLISANKGKVEPQESARMTMIFQNFALFPWLSAQDNISFGLRMAGAPQHHIESTTNHLIDAVGLRGWEDKHPKELSGGMKQRVGIARALAMEPQILLMDEPFSALDAFTAQTLREETLKLWESENITVVMVTHLVDEAVQLADRVIVLGARPGQIVDTIAIDLPRPRPMRSDKFFKYVDKIEALVKKFHQE from the coding sequence ATGGCCGAAGTCCTCAAAGTCGAAGATATCTGGAAATGGTACGGTCGTGGCCGCAATCGCATCGATGTTTTGCGTAAAATTAACTTTAGCGTTGAAAGTGGCGAGTTCGTTTGCATTATTGGCCCTTCGGGCAGCGGCAAATCGACATTACTTCGAATTATCTTGGATTTAATCAGCGCTAATAAAGGTAAGGTCGAGCCCCAGGAAAGCGCCCGCATGACGATGATCTTCCAAAACTTTGCCCTCTTTCCGTGGCTATCGGCTCAAGATAACATTAGCTTTGGCTTGCGCATGGCCGGAGCACCGCAACATCACATTGAATCAACCACTAACCACTTGATTGATGCGGTGGGGCTGAGGGGCTGGGAGGATAAACACCCCAAGGAATTGAGCGGTGGCATGAAGCAGCGAGTCGGAATCGCTAGAGCCCTAGCCATGGAACCGCAAATCTTGCTAATGGACGAACCATTTTCGGCTCTCGATGCCTTTACCGCTCAAACCTTGCGTGAGGAAACTTTGAAACTCTGGGAATCAGAAAACATCACCGTAGTGATGGTAACGCACTTGGTTGACGAGGCCGTCCAACTAGCCGATCGCGTAATTGTGCTGGGTGCCCGACCCGGCCAAATCGTCGATACTATTGCAATTGACTTGCCCCGGCCCAGACCAATGCGCAGCGACAAATTCTTTAAATATGTTGATAAAATTGAAGCTCTGGTCAAAAAGTTTCACCAAGAATAA
- the secG gene encoding preprotein translocase subunit SecG, producing MKSLFNIVAALSAVLMIGAILMQSQGSSLGTAFGGESNAYRSKRGAEKLLYNATIILAVIFVLSLLLSLLSKS from the coding sequence ATGAAAAGCCTGTTTAATATCGTGGCCGCTCTCTCGGCCGTCCTCATGATCGGTGCCATCCTTATGCAATCTCAGGGTTCAAGCCTGGGCACAGCCTTTGGTGGTGAAAGTAATGCCTACCGCAGTAAACGCGGAGCCGAAAAGTTGCTCTATAATGCCACCATCATTCTGGCGGTCATTTTTGTATTATCGCTACTGTTGAGCTTGTTGTCTAAAAGTTAA
- a CDS encoding ABC transporter substrate-binding protein → MFAYFRFRFQRQRRRLRREFRVLASWSRNYINRHIWGKWRQLGIIRRLVVVWWGLAIALVLALLWQSGQLSKPYHHISQAKGAVMAEGSVGQIKVINPVLPDTQASADVSRLIFNGLVRYNTKGALEPDLATSWDISADGKTYTFHLRRGVKWHDGVPFTSEDVAFTLAAIQNPDSRSPVAPSWQGITADPIDELTLVYHLPNAYPPFLAACTQGIIPRHLLESIEPSALRANDFNQKPVGTGPYKISSFESAGHRVMLTANNDYYGGRPKIHQFEYRWYDSTSKLHEAYAKRQILAFGDVEPSQISQIAGLPNLKLHTYSQPNQSILIMRNSQTILRDKNVRAAINLATDRNQIINDALVGQADISAGPLLPGQVGFAGKLQLPKTNLEAAQKLLDQAGWVKGNDGFRAKDGQVLELTLVTRDGGVWPQVAGDIKTQLARAGIAIKVRTADLETLEQTYIRPRNYDLLLFGYQIGPDPDVYAFWESSQGSDPGLNLAVYNAPIADKALEAGRINPNPQVRKGKYLTFQQQWLADVPSVPLYSTDYIYAASSRVVGISGTKLMDPTDRFYNIQNWTIAEAPVR, encoded by the coding sequence ATGTTTGCTTATTTTCGGTTTCGTTTCCAACGTCAGCGGCGGCGCCTGCGCCGAGAATTCCGGGTGCTGGCCAGTTGGAGTCGAAATTACATCAATCGTCACATCTGGGGTAAATGGCGTCAACTGGGCATCATTCGCCGCTTGGTAGTGGTTTGGTGGGGGTTAGCCATTGCACTGGTGCTGGCCTTACTCTGGCAGAGTGGCCAACTCAGTAAGCCCTACCACCACATTAGCCAAGCCAAAGGTGCCGTCATGGCCGAGGGTTCAGTTGGTCAGATCAAAGTCATTAATCCGGTCCTGCCAGACACTCAGGCTTCGGCCGATGTCAGCCGACTGATTTTTAACGGTCTAGTACGTTATAACACCAAGGGTGCCCTGGAGCCGGATTTGGCCACCAGTTGGGATATTAGCGCCGATGGCAAAACCTACACCTTCCATTTGCGCCGGGGCGTCAAATGGCATGACGGCGTGCCATTTACCTCGGAGGATGTGGCTTTCACCTTGGCCGCCATCCAAAATCCCGATTCTAGATCGCCGGTGGCGCCCAGCTGGCAGGGCATTACGGCCGATCCAATCGATGAGTTGACGCTAGTCTATCATTTACCCAACGCCTACCCGCCCTTCCTAGCGGCTTGCACTCAGGGCATCATCCCGCGACATTTGCTGGAATCGATTGAACCCTCAGCGCTGAGAGCTAATGACTTTAACCAAAAGCCGGTTGGGACCGGTCCTTACAAAATCTCTAGTTTCGAATCGGCCGGCCATCGTGTAATGCTTACGGCCAACAACGATTATTACGGCGGTCGGCCCAAAATTCATCAATTTGAATATCGCTGGTACGATTCAACATCGAAGCTGCATGAGGCCTATGCCAAGCGCCAAATTCTGGCCTTTGGAGACGTGGAACCCAGCCAAATCAGCCAAATCGCGGGTTTGCCCAACCTCAAGTTACATACTTACTCTCAACCTAATCAGTCAATTTTGATCATGCGCAACTCACAAACCATCCTTAGAGATAAAAACGTCCGAGCGGCTATCAATCTGGCAACCGACCGCAATCAAATTATTAATGATGCTTTGGTTGGGCAGGCCGATATAAGCGCTGGGCCGCTACTGCCCGGCCAGGTGGGCTTTGCTGGCAAGTTGCAATTGCCCAAAACCAATTTAGAGGCCGCCCAGAAGTTGTTGGACCAAGCTGGCTGGGTTAAAGGCAACGATGGCTTTAGGGCCAAAGACGGTCAAGTTTTAGAGCTAACTTTAGTCACTCGTGACGGCGGGGTTTGGCCACAGGTGGCCGGTGATATTAAGACCCAACTGGCTCGAGCTGGCATAGCCATTAAGGTGCGCACAGCCGATTTAGAGACGTTGGAACAAACCTACATCCGGCCACGTAATTACGACCTGTTACTATTTGGCTATCAAATCGGCCCCGACCCAGACGTTTACGCTTTTTGGGAATCATCGCAGGGCAGCGATCCCGGATTGAACTTAGCTGTCTATAATGCGCCAATCGCCGATAAGGCCTTGGAAGCTGGTCGCATCAACCCCAACCCCCAAGTCCGCAAAGGCAAATATTTAACTTTTCAGCAGCAGTGGTTGGCCGATGTGCCGAGCGTGCCGCTCTATAGCACCGACTACATATATGCCGCTTCCAGTAGAGTGGTTGGGATCAGCGGGACTAAATTAATGGACCCGACCGATCGCTTTTACAATATTCAGAACTGGACCATCGCCGAAGCGCCAGTGCGCTAA
- the uvrA gene encoding excinuclease ABC subunit UvrA yields MQDRIIVRGAREHNLKNINVEIPRDKLVVITGLSGSGKSSLAFDTIYAEGQRRYVESLSAYARQFLGLMEKPDVDQIEGLSPAISIDQKSSSRNPRSTVGTVTEIYDYLRLLFARIGTPHCPICGREVTRQTSGQIVDQVLALPADSRIMILAPIIDDKKGEHRHVAINLRKAGYSRVRVDGTIYDVNEFPDLDKQRKHTVEAVVDRLSVDVEIRQRLTESVEQALALGEGVAKVLEVDSGSEHTFSEHYACELHPEVSLPEIAPRNFSFNSPHGACPHCTGLGHRLEVDPELIIPNRRLSIAEGSIRPWARTTARLSWYSKLLESVAKANRFSIDVPISDMKPADLKLILYGASDQPISVRGPGGRTYHTTYEGVIPNLERRYHETDSDFVKREIEKYMAERECPVCLGRRLKPEMLAVTVMDKSIVDITTLSIDEAADFFAALKLAPREAEIARQILKEVRERLQFLQDVGLSYLTLDRSANTLAGGEAQRIRLATQIGSSLMGVLYILDEPSIGLHQRDNDRLISTLTRLRDLGNTVIVVEHDEDTIRASDYVIDIGPLAGEHGGRVVAADTPDKLHRHKESLTAKYLTGELSLPVPLKRRSGNGKSLVIKNAREHNLQNIDVEIPLGRFVTVTGVSGSGKSSLINDILAKKLSQVFHRAGDVPGQHDDIVGLSALDKVISVDQSPIGRTPRSNPATYTGVFTDIRDLFAATPEAKIRGYKAGRFSFNVKGGRCEVCRGDGILKIEMHFLPDVYVTCEECKGKRYNREALEIHYKGKNISEVLDMTVEEAVEFFENIPSVRRKFETLNNVGLGYIHLGQAATTFSGGEAQRIKLATELARRSTGRTLYILDEPTTGLHFDDVKRLLGVLEALVEMGNSVLVIEHNLDVIKSSDWVIDLGPEGGTAGGLVVATGTPEKIAGVEKSHTGRYLKRVLAKKAVPKTQAKPKAEVSLK; encoded by the coding sequence ATGCAAGACCGCATCATCGTGCGTGGGGCCAGGGAACACAATCTCAAGAACATTAATGTCGAAATCCCACGCGATAAATTAGTTGTAATCACTGGGCTGTCTGGTTCTGGTAAATCATCGCTAGCTTTCGATACTATTTATGCCGAGGGCCAACGCCGTTACGTTGAATCACTGAGCGCCTACGCCCGCCAGTTTCTTGGTCTGATGGAAAAACCCGATGTTGATCAAATCGAGGGTTTGAGCCCGGCCATTTCAATCGATCAAAAATCAAGCTCCCGAAATCCACGCTCAACCGTTGGCACCGTGACTGAAATTTACGACTATTTGCGACTGCTGTTTGCTCGCATCGGCACACCTCATTGTCCGATCTGCGGTCGCGAAGTTACGCGCCAAACCTCCGGCCAGATTGTTGATCAAGTTTTAGCGCTGCCAGCCGATAGCCGGATTATGATTTTGGCTCCCATTATCGATGATAAAAAAGGCGAACATCGCCATGTCGCCATTAATCTGCGTAAAGCCGGTTATTCGAGGGTGCGGGTTGACGGCACCATTTATGACGTTAATGAATTTCCGGATCTAGATAAGCAACGCAAACACACAGTTGAAGCGGTGGTCGATCGTTTGAGTGTGGATGTTGAGATCCGGCAACGCCTAACCGAATCAGTCGAACAGGCTTTAGCGCTGGGTGAAGGCGTGGCCAAGGTGCTGGAAGTAGATAGCGGCTCCGAGCACACCTTTAGTGAGCATTACGCCTGCGAACTCCACCCCGAAGTTAGCCTGCCGGAAATCGCTCCGCGTAACTTTTCTTTCAATTCACCCCATGGCGCCTGCCCGCATTGTACTGGACTAGGCCATCGCTTGGAGGTAGATCCGGAACTAATTATTCCCAACCGGCGGCTGTCGATTGCCGAGGGTTCGATCCGGCCCTGGGCCAGAACCACTGCTCGCCTGAGTTGGTATTCGAAATTATTGGAATCAGTTGCCAAAGCCAACCGTTTTTCGATCGATGTGCCGATTAGCGACATGAAGCCGGCCGACCTCAAACTGATACTCTACGGCGCCAGCGATCAACCCATTAGCGTCCGTGGCCCCGGTGGTCGCACCTACCACACCACTTACGAGGGGGTGATACCGAACTTAGAGCGCCGCTATCACGAAACTGATTCAGACTTTGTGAAGCGCGAAATTGAAAAGTATATGGCTGAGCGCGAATGTCCGGTCTGCCTTGGCCGCCGCTTGAAGCCGGAAATGTTAGCCGTTACCGTTATGGATAAATCGATCGTCGATATAACAACTTTATCAATTGATGAAGCCGCCGACTTCTTCGCGGCTCTAAAGTTAGCGCCTCGCGAAGCCGAAATTGCCCGCCAGATTTTAAAGGAAGTTCGAGAGCGGCTGCAATTTCTCCAAGATGTTGGGCTGTCTTACCTAACGCTTGATCGTAGTGCCAACACTTTGGCTGGTGGTGAGGCTCAACGCATCCGCCTAGCCACCCAAATCGGCTCTAGTTTGATGGGCGTGCTCTATATTTTGGATGAACCTTCGATTGGCTTGCATCAACGTGATAATGATCGACTAATTTCGACCCTGACCCGCTTGCGCGATTTAGGTAATACCGTTATCGTCGTTGAACATGATGAGGACACCATCCGGGCTAGCGATTACGTAATTGATATTGGTCCGCTAGCAGGTGAGCATGGTGGGCGAGTGGTGGCCGCGGATACTCCCGACAAACTACATAGACACAAAGAGAGTTTGACGGCCAAATATCTAACTGGTGAGCTTAGTCTGCCGGTGCCTTTGAAGCGGCGCAGTGGTAATGGCAAAAGTCTAGTTATCAAAAACGCTCGCGAACACAACTTACAGAACATTGATGTGGAAATTCCGCTAGGTCGATTCGTGACTGTTACTGGTGTATCGGGTTCGGGTAAGTCCAGCCTGATAAATGACATCTTAGCCAAGAAATTGTCTCAAGTTTTCCATCGAGCTGGCGATGTCCCCGGTCAGCATGATGACATTGTGGGGCTGAGTGCTCTGGATAAAGTTATTAGTGTTGATCAATCACCAATTGGCCGCACGCCCCGCAGCAACCCAGCCACCTATACTGGTGTGTTTACTGACATTCGGGATCTTTTTGCAGCCACACCAGAAGCCAAAATCCGCGGTTACAAGGCTGGACGCTTCAGCTTTAATGTTAAGGGTGGCCGCTGCGAAGTTTGCCGGGGTGATGGCATTTTGAAAATTGAAATGCACTTTTTGCCCGATGTCTACGTGACTTGCGAAGAATGTAAGGGCAAGCGTTACAACCGCGAGGCCTTGGAGATTCACTACAAGGGCAAAAACATTTCCGAGGTCTTGGATATGACGGTCGAAGAAGCCGTGGAGTTTTTTGAAAACATTCCCTCGGTACGGCGCAAATTCGAAACCCTTAATAATGTTGGTTTGGGCTATATTCACTTGGGTCAAGCTGCTACCACTTTTAGCGGTGGAGAGGCTCAGCGCATCAAACTAGCCACCGAGCTGGCTCGCCGCAGCACCGGCCGGACACTCTATATTTTGGATGAGCCAACCACCGGCCTGCACTTTGATGACGTCAAACGTTTATTAGGGGTGCTCGAGGCTCTAGTCGAAATGGGTAATTCGGTTTTGGTGATCGAGCATAACCTAGATGTAATTAAAAGCTCCGATTGGGTGATCGATCTAGGTCCCGAAGGCGGAACCGCTGGTGGGTTGGTCGTGGCCACTGGTACACCTGAGAAAATCGCCGGTGTCGAAAAGTCTCACACCGGGCGCTATTTAAAGCGGGTCTTGGCTAAGAAAGCTGTTCCAAAGACTCAAGCCAAACCTAAGGCCGAAGTCAGTTTAAAATAA